In Streptomyces venezuelae, the sequence CTGCGGATCACCGGGGACCTGATCGCCGCCGAGGCCCGCCGCTACGCCCGGCTCCCGGCCCGCTGGGGCGCCGCCGAGGTGTGGTGGAAGGGCGACGAGGAGTACGCCGACCGGCTCGCGCAGCGGGAGCGCGCCGACCGGTTCACGCTGGCCACCGCCTTCCTGGAGGTGCTGCGGCTGCTGATCCGGCTGCCCTCGATCGAGCCGGTGGGTCCGGTGCCCGGCGACCCGGCCGACGCACTCGCCGAGCACGCCCACATCGAGCCGCGCATGCTGGGCCGGATCCGGGCCCTGCTCGCCAAGGCCGAGGCGACGACCTTCCCGGAGGAGGCGGAGGCGCTCAGCGCCAAGGCCCAGGAGCTGATGGCCCGGCACACCGTGGACGAGGCGCTGCTGGCGGCCGGCGGCAAGGGCCCGGCGCAGGTGCCCGGTGCCTGCCGGATCGGTGTCGAGCCGCCGTACGAGGAGGCGAAGGCGGTGCTGCTCGACGCGGTGGCCGGCGCCAACCGCTGCCGGGCGGTGTGGAACAGCGGCTTCGAGTTCTCCACGGTGGTCGGCTTCGAGAGCGATCTGGAGGCGGTGGAGCTGCTCTACACCTCGCTGCTCGTGCAGGGCACGGCGGCGATGACCCGCGCGGAGGCCGCCCAGCGTTCCGGCGGGCGCAAGCGGACGAAGACCTTCAGGCAGTCCTTCCTGCTCGCCTACGCCAGCCGGCTCGGCCACCGGCTCGCCGAGACCGCCGAGCAGACCGCGACGGAGGTTCCGGGCAACCTGCCGGCCCTGCTGGCCCGTGACGTGGCGGTCACCTCGCGGGCGGAGGAGATGTTCCCCCGGACCACGACGACCCGGCTGCGCGGCGCCACCGACCACGCGGGCTGGGAGGACGGCACGGCCGCCGCAGACCGCGCCCACATGGGCGGCAGGAGGAAGCCGCTGCCCTGAGGGGCCGGGGTGGAACGCATCGCGGCGTACGGGCGTCTCACCTTTCGTACGGAAGAACCCGAAAGCGGGCCGCCCCCCACGTGGCTCCCGTACCGGCCGGCTGAGGCGTCCGAGGCCCTACTTCCGAGTAGGGACCTGTAAGTGATCAACGGACCACCCCGCGTGCACGTGCATCTGCCCGTGCAGCCGCTCATGAACACAGCTATGATCCGGAGGAGTTGACATCTGCTATCGGGGGCTTCCTGTGGACCACGCGTACAACGGGATGGCGGCTGCAGAACTCGCTACCTTGTTTGAGCTGACGTGGCAGAAGAGCAGACACAGCAACTCGCAGGGTTCCTGCGTGGAGTTCGCACGGCTGCCGGGAGGCGATGTCGCCATGCGCAATTCGCGCTTTCCCGACGGACCGGCGCTCGTCTACACCCCTGCCGAGATCGAGGCTCTGCTCCTGGGCGTCAAGGACGGCGAGTTCGATCACCTGATCAGCTGACGGAACAGCGCACCCATCGCGCCATGCACGTGCACTGGCCGGGACCGATCGCAATGATCGGTCCCGGCCAGTTGTCGTGTTCTCGCCCCTGAGCGGCGGCTGCCGGCGCTTCACTCCTGCAGCAGGAAGAGCGCCCAGACCACCTTGCCGGTCAGCCGGCCCGCGAGCGGGTGCCAGCCCCAGCTGTCGCTGTACGAGTCCACCAGGAACAGCCCGCGCCCGGACTCCAGGTCGAAGTTCTCCTCGGTGCGCTCCGGCGAGAACGCCCCGCCGGGCCGGTCCTCGCTGGGGTCCCGCACCGCGCACACCAGCCGCGTGCTCCACCGCATCAGGTGCAGCCGTACCGGAGGCTCCGGCTCGGCGTCCGCCCCCCGCGCATCCTCGGGCAGGGCATGGCGCAGCGCGTTGGTGACGAGCTCGGAGACGACCAGGGCCACGTCGTCGAAGCGGTCGTCGAGGCCCCACTGGGACAGGGTCGAACGACAGA encodes:
- a CDS encoding DUF397 domain-containing protein — translated: MDHAYNGMAAAELATLFELTWQKSRHSNSQGSCVEFARLPGGDVAMRNSRFPDGPALVYTPAEIEALLLGVKDGEFDHLIS
- a CDS encoding DUF2786 domain-containing protein, coding for MRDLAETVDRAFAAALYAQDDAGLDTGASLLVADPGGWPAVGRELLARGETYVRQGWERGWQPADVLRLVRRDLDERHLRITGDLIAAEARRYARLPARWGAAEVWWKGDEEYADRLAQRERADRFTLATAFLEVLRLLIRLPSIEPVGPVPGDPADALAEHAHIEPRMLGRIRALLAKAEATTFPEEAEALSAKAQELMARHTVDEALLAAGGKGPAQVPGACRIGVEPPYEEAKAVLLDAVAGANRCRAVWNSGFEFSTVVGFESDLEAVELLYTSLLVQGTAAMTRAEAAQRSGGRKRTKTFRQSFLLAYASRLGHRLAETAEQTATEVPGNLPALLARDVAVTSRAEEMFPRTTTTRLRGATDHAGWEDGTAAADRAHMGGRRKPLP
- a CDS encoding ATP-binding protein; this encodes MGTNGSTMLEPLRQGLPPVDPTAVSGSASCALPARYDAVRGARSFCRSTLSQWGLDDRFDDVALVVSELVTNALRHALPEDARGADAEPEPPVRLHLMRWSTRLVCAVRDPSEDRPGGAFSPERTEENFDLESGRGLFLVDSYSDSWGWHPLAGRLTGKVVWALFLLQE